DNA from Brachyspira aalborgi:
GCGTAAGTTGATTCGTAAATAATTCTTCTTTCTTTGCAACATGAAGTTTAAACTCTTCGGTTAATGCTGAAATTTTTTCTTTCTCTTGTTCCGCCATATCTATATAATGAGCGTCTCTAGCGAGTAGGTTAGAAGTGAGAGCGTCAAATCTTTTATATAATTCGGATTCAAAATCGTTGAATTTAGAATTATAAGAATCTATAAGCTTATCTTGAACTGTAGAAACATTTTTTTCTAATTCTATCATTTTAGTTTTTACATCGGAAATTCTTTTATAAGTTTTTTCTATAGTATTTCTTTCTTTCAAAACCGTATCGACTTTATTTAAAATATCTAAATAAGCTTCTTCCAAAGAATCAACTTGCTCTTGATATTGCGAAACTGCGGCTTTATAATCTTTATAAGATTCAATTTTAGTATTAAGTTTGGCTAAATCTTCTTCCATTGATTTGCTTATAAATCCAGCTTTTTTAACGGCAATTTCTAAATCTATAGCATTGTCTTTCACTTCGGAAATTTTTTCTTCTATAATTCCTTCTAACGCCGCTTTTTCTTCTTCAAAAATATTATTGAAATTTCCAATATTTGAATTTCTTTTATTATCAATAATTTTGGCAATTCCAACCACTATAATTGGTATTATAAACATTAATGCAAAATTGAGTATAGGGAACATACAAATCTCCGAATTTATTTTTAATTAACATAATAATATATTATGTTAATTAATTTGTCAATAGTTTTTTTAAAATTTTTTTAAAAAATTCACTGTTATTTTTTATACCGAAAGAATAAGAACTTTATTTATATTTTATTTCCACTTTGTAATCTTTTATAATCTTTTTTTATAAAAAATCGTCATTGCGAATGAGTGAAACGAACGAAGCAATCCACTATTAATAAAGTTAAATTTTAAAATAGAATTTTATTAATTTTGGATTACCACGCTTTAAAGATGCTCGCTCCAGCATTAACGCACATTCTGTGGGCTGTAAGCCGAGCGAATGAAAATATTTTTAATTCTTTATCAATAGTTAAATTTAGTTAAATTTCCAATTCGTCTGAAAATACAAAATTTAATAAACTATTGACTTTTTAATCTCTATATAATATAAATTATTTATATAAATTATAATAAAAAATAAATATGCGGAGCGGATAAACGCGGTATTTAAGTTAATAATATCGAGGAAAGTCCGAACCTCTAAAGGGCTTCATGCAAGCTAACGGCTTGAAGACGAAAGTCTATGGAAAGCGCAACAGAAAATATACCGCCCGTTTGGGTAAGGGTGAAAAGGTATGGTAAGAGCATACCGCATTTATGGCGACATAGATGGCAGTGCAAACCCCATGAGAGGCAAGAGCAAAACGAAACGATATAGATTGCCCTTTTCAAAGTTTCAGGTGGCTCGCTGAATCATTATAGCGATATAATGATAAGATAAATGTTTATCCAAGACAGAATTCGGCTTATAGCTCCGCTAATTTTTTATTAAATTTTTATTTTATTTAAGGAAAAGACAAATGGAAACTATAGCGATAATCGGAGCAATGGACTCTGAAATAACAAACTTAAAAAGCAAAATCGAAAATATAGAAGAGATAGAAATAGCGGGAATTATTTTCTATAAAGGAAAATTATGCGATAAAGATATAGTTTTATTAAAATCGGGAGTTGGAAAAGTCAATTCTGCTGTAGTGACTACGATAGCGATAGAAATATTTAAAGCAAAAAAAATAATATTTACGGGAGTTGCTGGCTCTTGCAATCCTAATTACGATATAGCCGATATTGTAATTTCAAAAGATTTAATAGAACATGATTTTGATACAAGCGCTTTAGACGGAGACGAATTAACCGTTTTAGTTAAAGGCTATGATAAAAATTATTATCCTGCCGACAAATATTTAATTGAGCTTGCAAAATCGTCCGCCGAAAAAGTTATTAAAAATAATAAAGTTTATATAGATACTATTGCTACGGGAGACCAATTTATAGGAGATGGTGCGAAAGTAAAATATATAAGAGATAAGTTTAAAGCGGGAGCTATAGAAATGGAAGGCGCTTCGGTTGGACATGTCGCTTTAATGTTTAAAACTCCTTTTGTAGTTATTCGTTCTCTATCGGATAAAGCGGATAGTAACGCGATAGTCGATTTTCCTAAATTCGTAGTTGAAGCTTCGGAGAATTCGACAAAAATAGTAATTGAAATGCTAAAAAATATGAAATAACTTAAATCTATTAAAATTTACTATTGAAAATATTATTATTTATAATATAATTTTCATATCGTAAAAATAAATTATCGTATATCGGAGAATTATGCGAGATAAAAGAACCATATTAAACGGACATGGAGTAGGCGATTATGTGTCTATAGGAAATTCTTTTTTACATGTGGATTCGCTTGATATTCCTATATACAAAATAGAAAAAGAAGATATTGAAGAAGAATATAAAAGATTAGACTTTGCAATAGATAAATCGGTAAAAGAAATAGAAGATATGCAAAAACATGCGGATAATAATATTAAAAATATTTTATCAATGCATATATTAATGCTTAAAGATAGAGTTATTATAGAGCGGATTAAAAACGAAATAAAAGAAACATTATATAACGCGGAATATATATACGATAATATAGTTTCTGAATATTTGGATAAATTATCTTCTTTCAGCGATAAAACTTTATCGGAGAGAGCGAGCGATATTGTAGATATAAAATCGAGAGTTATAAAAAATTTGATTCAGCCATTTTCGGAAAATTCTAATCAAATTCCCGAAGATTGCATAGTTATAGCGAAAACTCTAAAGCCGAGCGATGTTTTAAAATTTAACGCTATGGGAGTTAATGGTTTTATAGTAGAAAGCGGAGGTTTTACTTCGCATGCTTCTATACTTGCAAAATCTTTTGGAATAACGGCAATATTTAATGTTTCGGATATTTTAAATAAAATAAAAAACGGAAAAAAAGTAATTGTCGATTGTAGAAGTAATATAGTTATAATAAATCCGAGCAAAAAAGATATAGAAAATTATACGATACTAACCGAAAACATAAAAAAGTATAAAGAGCAATCGATAATAGATATTAAAGAAAAAGCGATAACAAAAGACGGAATAGAAATAAAAGTAAACGCCAATATAGATATTCCCGAAGAAACCGAAAGTTTGTTAAAATACGAAATTGATTCTATAGGTTTATACAGAACGGAATTTTTATATATTTTTTCCGACATAAATGAAAATGAGAATTCGGTTTTTCCAAGCGAAGAGGTTCAATTTAAAGTATATAAAAATATAGCTTCTAAAATAAAAGGAAAAATTATTATAAGAACTTTAGATATAGGCGGCGATAAAATGTCGCCCGCTTTGGGTTTAATGGATTTTAAGAAAGAAGATAATCCTTTTTTGGGATGGCGAGCTATAAGATTCTGTTTATCAAATAAAAATGTGTTTAAAGAGCAGTTAAAGGCGCTTTTAAGAGCTTCCGCTTTTGGCGATATTGAAATAATGATTCCTATGATAAGCGTTTTGGAAGAATTTACGGAAACTAAAAAATTTATTGAAGAGATAAAATTAGAACTTAAAAATGAAAATGTAGAGTTTAACGAAAATATAAAAATCGGCGCTTTAATAGAAACTCCTTCGGCTGCGATTATTATGGATTTAATAGTTAAAGAAGCGGATTTTATTTCTATTGGCACAAATGATTTAGTTCAATATATGATGGCTTGCGATAGAACTAACGAAAAATTAAGCGGATTATATAATCCTATAGATATATCGGTTTTGAGAATGTTAAAACATATAATAGATGTAACTAATAAAGCGAATAAAAAAGTCGCTATATGCGGAGAGATGGGAAGCGTATCTAAATATGCGCCCGTTTTATTAGGGCTTGGAATAAGAGAGATTTCAATGTCTATTACTTCTATAGCTAAAATAAAAAATACAATTAGAGCCGTTTCAATTAAAGAATGCGAAGATTTGATAAACGCGATGCTTGAGAAAAACGACAATAATTTTTCAAAATCGATTTTAAATAGTTTTATGAATAAAATAAATATTAAAAATTATGAATATATAGTAGAAGGTAATTAATGCGAAAAATAAATTATTTAATTATTATATCGTTTGTTATAATGTTTGTATTATCTTGTAAAGTAAAAGATTCTATAGACGAAATGCAAAAATTAAGAACGATAGAAAAAACCGAAGATTATGGAGCTTTAAGCGATTTTTTAAAATCTCTTCCAAAAAATCAGCAGGAAAACGCTCAAACTCCTTATAATGAAATAAACACTTTTCTAAAAGGAAGAAATGAAATACTTGCTTCAAATTATAAAGAAGGTTTTGAAACTTTGGCGAGATTTTTATTTACCTATCCATCGAGTTATTATGAAAGCGAGGCTTCTTATTTGCTTGGGCAGGCTTTAATTTATATGATAGAAAATAATCCTTTATATGTCGAAGAATTTTACAAAAAATTAATATCGGAAGGAATAACGGAAGGCGAGGACAATAAAGAAGTTAGTTTAACAAATCAAACTAACGCTTTAAAAAATATTTATAGTCAAATGGGAATAATAGAAAAAAACGGCAAATATTCTTTTAACGGTTATGTTTTCGATAGAATAATTCAAGACAGCGAAAGCGCATTTCCTTTAAAAGATTTCGCTTATTATTTTAGCGTAAGGCATAGATTTAAAAATATTTTATCAAAAGAAGATAAAGAAAGTTTTATAACGAATGTTAATTATTTAAAAAGATTTTCCGACAGATATAGAACGAGCGTTTTACAAGAAAATATATTAAATAATAAATCTTATTTTCCCGATTCCTTGCCTTTTCAATTAAGTCAAAGAGAAAAATTGGATTACGACAATACGGTTAAAACCGTGAGAGAGAGAATTGAAAAAATAAACCCCGCTTTTGAAGAAGATTATTATATAATTGGAAACGGAATAATAATAAGAGATAGAATTCCCGCGATAGACGGAAATGAAAATCAATTATTTAAATTATATAATTATGATTTTGTAAATGTGCTTAATAAAACTAATGTTTATAATGCAAAAGACAGACAAAGAGAAGATTGGGCTTTAGTGCGATACGATACTTATTACGGTCCAATAATAGGATGGAGTTATTTAAGATATATGACGAATAATTTTCAAAATATAGACAAAGTATTTGAAAGTTATAAATCGGCTATGAATCATTATAAGAATTACGATTATTTAAAATCTGCAGATTATTTTTCTTATGTTTTGAGTCAGCCCGAAACGAATTATTTTACAGACAAATCAGTTTATTTTTTATGGAAGGTAAATAATAAAATAGGGGAGCTTGTAAGTTCTAAAAATAATCCTTATTACGATTATGTTTTAA
Protein-coding regions in this window:
- a CDS encoding 5'-methylthioadenosine/adenosylhomocysteine nucleosidase, whose translation is METIAIIGAMDSEITNLKSKIENIEEIEIAGIIFYKGKLCDKDIVLLKSGVGKVNSAVVTTIAIEIFKAKKIIFTGVAGSCNPNYDIADIVISKDLIEHDFDTSALDGDELTVLVKGYDKNYYPADKYLIELAKSSAEKVIKNNKVYIDTIATGDQFIGDGAKVKYIRDKFKAGAIEMEGASVGHVALMFKTPFVVIRSLSDKADSNAIVDFPKFVVEASENSTKIVIEMLKNMK
- the ptsP gene encoding phosphoenolpyruvate--protein phosphotransferase, with protein sequence MRDKRTILNGHGVGDYVSIGNSFLHVDSLDIPIYKIEKEDIEEEYKRLDFAIDKSVKEIEDMQKHADNNIKNILSMHILMLKDRVIIERIKNEIKETLYNAEYIYDNIVSEYLDKLSSFSDKTLSERASDIVDIKSRVIKNLIQPFSENSNQIPEDCIVIAKTLKPSDVLKFNAMGVNGFIVESGGFTSHASILAKSFGITAIFNVSDILNKIKNGKKVIVDCRSNIVIINPSKKDIENYTILTENIKKYKEQSIIDIKEKAITKDGIEIKVNANIDIPEETESLLKYEIDSIGLYRTEFLYIFSDINENENSVFPSEEVQFKVYKNIASKIKGKIIIRTLDIGGDKMSPALGLMDFKKEDNPFLGWRAIRFCLSNKNVFKEQLKALLRASAFGDIEIMIPMISVLEEFTETKKFIEEIKLELKNENVEFNENIKIGALIETPSAAIIMDLIVKEADFISIGTNDLVQYMMACDRTNEKLSGLYNPIDISVLRMLKHIIDVTNKANKKVAICGEMGSVSKYAPVLLGLGIREISMSITSIAKIKNTIRAVSIKECEDLINAMLEKNDNNFSKSILNSFMNKINIKNYEYIVEGN